The Takifugu flavidus isolate HTHZ2018 chromosome 21, ASM371156v2, whole genome shotgun sequence genome has a window encoding:
- the poc1bl gene encoding polypeptide N-acetylgalactosaminyltransferase 4: protein MRFRISRKLPVLAKAGCLLWLLWLGYLLLERSSFPPESSIEEDEKARHVVVQRMSLEEMGSEGQLARPLYVKPPPDTNAPGELGRAAHLNLSPDEKKQEEDSIERYAINIFVSDKISLHRHIQDHRMKECRSKTFNYRRLPTTSVIIAFYNEAWSTLLRTIHSVLETTPAILLKEIILIDDFSDRAYLKSQLADYISNLERVRLIRTKKREGLVRARLIGATYATGEVLTFLDCHCECVPGWIEPLLERIGENSSTIVCPVIDTIDWNTFEFYMQTEEPMIGGFDWRLTFQWHSVPERERKRRKSPVDPIRSPTMAGGLFAVNKNFFEYLGTYDMGMEVWGGENLELSFRVWQCGGSLEIHPCSHVGHVFPKKAPYARPNFLQNTVRAAEVWMDSYKQHFYNRNPPARKETYGDISGRLLLRDKLKCQSFNWYLKNIYPDLHIPEDRAGWHGAVRSLGINSECLDYNAPEHSVTGAQLSLFGCHGQGGNQYFEYTSQKEIRFNTVTELCAEVVEGRASIGMKHCPGDGETRIPSILWEFRQDGSIYHPHTDMCITAYRTSAGRTDVKMMRCNPGDKNQQWKFD from the exons ATGAGGTTCCGTATCTCCCGAAAACTGCCCGTGCTGGCCAAGGCGGGCTGTCTGCTCTGGCTACTCTGGCTGGGTTATCTGCTGTTAGAAcgctcctcttttcctcccgaGTCCTCCATTGAGGAAGATGAGAAGGCACGCCACGTTGTGGTGCAACGCATGTCCCTGGAGGAGATGGGCTCTGAGGGACAGCTGGCTCGGCCCCTCTACGTCAAGCCGCCGCCCGACACCAACGCTCCCGGGGAGTTGGGTCGGGCCGCACACCTCAACCTCAGCCCCGatgagaagaaacaggaagaggacagcATCGAGCGCTACGCCATCAACATCTTTGTCAGCGACAAGATTTCCCTCCACCGACACATCCAGGACCACAGGATGAAGGA ATGCCGGAGCAAGACGTTTAACTACCGGCGCCTACCCACCACGTCTGTGATCATCGCTTTCTACAACGAGGCCTGGTCCACCCTGCTGAGGACCATACACAGCGTTCTGGAGACCACACCTGCCATTTTGCTGAAAGAGATCATCCTCATCGATGACTTCAGCGACAGAG cCTACCTAAAGTCCCAGCTTGCTGACTACATCAGTAATCTGGAACGCGTGCGTCTCATCCgcaccaaaaaaagagaaggtcTGGTGCGGGCACGTCTGATCGGTGCCACCTATGCTACCGGCGAGGTGCTGACCTTCCTCGACTGCCACTGTGAGTGCGTGCCCGGGTGGATAGAGCCTCTTCTGGAAAG GATTGGAGAAAACTCCAGTACCATCGTGTGCCCAGTCATCGACACCATTGACTGGAACACCTTTGAATTCTACATGCAGACCGAAGAGCCCATGATCGGAGGTTTTGATTGGAGACTCACCTTCCAGTGGCACTCTGTGCCCGAAAGGGAACGCAAGAGGCGCAAGTCTCCCGTCGACCCAATAAG GTCTCCTACCATGGCAGGCGGCTTGTTTGCTGTAAATAAGAACTTTTTTGAGTACCTTGGCACATATGACATGGGCATGGAGGTGTGGGGGGGAGAAAATCTGGAGCTCTCCTTCAGA GTGTGGCAGTGTGGGGGCAGCCTGGAGATTCATCCCTGCTCTCATGTGGGCCACGTTTTTCCTAAAAAGGCCCCTTACGCACGGCCAAACTTCCTCCAAAATACCGTGCGGGCTGCAGAGGTTTGGATGGACTCCTATAAACAGCATTTCTACAACAGGAACCCTCCAGCCAGAAAG GAAACCTACGGGGACATCAGCGGGCGGCTGCTCCTGAGAGACAAGCTGAAATGTCAGAGTTTTAACTGGTATCTAAAGAATATCTACCCTGACCTGCACATACCAGAGGACAGAGCAGGCTGGCATGGCGCA GTGCGGAGCTTGGGGATCAACTCTGAATGCCTGGATTACAACGCTCCCGAGCACAGTGTCACAGGCGCCCAGCTTTCTCTCTTTGGCTGCCACGGCCAAGGAGGCAACCAG TACTTTGAATACACGTCTCAGAAGGAGATCCGGTTCAACACGGTGACCGAGCTGTGCGCCGAAGTCGTGGAGGGGAGGGCCTCCATTGGAATGAAGCACTGCCCTGGCGACGGCGAGACCCGAATTCCCAGCATCCTCTGGGAGTTCAGACAG GACGGGAGCATCTACCACCCCCACACAGACATGTGCATCACCGCCTACCGCACATCGGCGGGCCGCACGGACGTCAAAATGATGCGCTGTAACCCTGGAGACAAAAACCAGCAATGGAAGTTCGATTAA